In Rubrivirga marina, the following are encoded in one genomic region:
- the hutI gene encoding imidazolonepropionase → MTVLTDIGQLATCPSASTDAGLVDDAALVWDAGRIVWAGPASDLPDDYAEAERQSAGGRLVVPGLVDCHTHLAHAGDRADEFVERLKGTSYLEIARRGGGIQKSVRSTRAASDDELAESARARLGAMLRQGVTTVEAKTGYGLTLDDELRVLRLYRQLDAAGPQRIVSTLLAAHIVPPEYADDRDAYVRLICEEIIPAVAAERLAAFVDVFVEDSAFTADEARAVFEAGAEHGLGAKLHADQLTDTGGAALAAEVGAASADHLECVSDEGVRRLAEAGVVAVSLPIATLVLGQEPLPARRLLDAGAHVAVATDFNPGSAPSSSLGLALWLACTRQQMTPEEALRGATAEAARALRLDDGTGSLVPGAPADLAVFDAPSLATWLAGWRAEPAVRTVVGGETVWAWMPK, encoded by the coding sequence GTGACCGTTCTCACCGACATCGGCCAACTCGCCACGTGCCCGTCCGCCAGCACCGACGCCGGCCTCGTCGACGACGCCGCGCTCGTCTGGGACGCGGGCCGGATCGTCTGGGCCGGCCCCGCCTCCGACCTCCCCGACGACTACGCCGAGGCGGAGCGCCAGTCGGCCGGCGGGCGGCTCGTGGTGCCGGGGCTCGTCGACTGCCACACGCACCTCGCCCACGCCGGCGACCGCGCGGACGAGTTCGTGGAGCGGCTGAAAGGCACGTCGTACCTCGAGATCGCGAGGCGCGGCGGCGGGATCCAGAAATCGGTCCGGTCGACGCGGGCCGCGAGCGACGACGAACTGGCGGAGTCCGCCCGCGCCCGCCTCGGCGCCATGCTCCGCCAGGGCGTTACGACCGTCGAGGCCAAGACCGGCTACGGGCTGACACTCGACGACGAACTCCGCGTCCTCCGCCTCTACCGACAGCTGGATGCGGCTGGCCCACAACGGATCGTGTCGACGCTGCTGGCGGCCCACATCGTCCCGCCCGAGTACGCCGACGACCGCGACGCGTACGTCCGCCTGATCTGCGAGGAGATCATCCCGGCCGTCGCCGCCGAGCGCCTCGCGGCGTTCGTCGACGTGTTCGTGGAGGACAGCGCGTTCACCGCCGACGAGGCGCGGGCGGTGTTCGAGGCCGGAGCAGAGCACGGCCTCGGCGCCAAGCTCCACGCCGACCAGCTCACCGACACGGGCGGGGCGGCGCTGGCGGCCGAGGTCGGCGCGGCGTCGGCGGATCATCTCGAGTGCGTGTCCGACGAGGGCGTCCGGCGACTCGCCGAGGCGGGGGTGGTCGCGGTCAGCCTGCCAATCGCGACGCTCGTGCTGGGCCAGGAGCCGCTCCCGGCGCGGCGGCTCCTCGACGCCGGCGCCCACGTGGCCGTGGCGACCGACTTCAACCCGGGCTCGGCGCCGTCGAGCAGCCTCGGCCTCGCGCTCTGGCTCGCTTGCACCCGCCAGCAGATGACGCCCGAGGAGGCCCTCCGCGGGGCCACCGCCGAGGCCGCCCGCGCCCTCCGCCTCGACGACGGCACGGGCTCGCTCGTCCCCGGCGCCCCGGCCGACCTCGCCGTCTTCGACGCGCCGTCGCTGGCGACGTGGCTCGCCGGTTGGCGCGCCGAGCCGGCGGTGCGGACCGTCGTCGGCGGGGAGACCGTGTGGGCGTGGATGCCGAAGTAG
- the hutU gene encoding urocanate hydratase: MTETVPTVRAPRGSDLSCRGWHQEAAMRMLMNNLDPEVAERPEDLVVYGGSGKAARDWPSFHTIVDTLKRLKDDETLLVQSGKPVGVFRTHDEAPRVLIANSWLVPRWANWDTFRQLEAEGLTMYGQMTAGSWIYIGTQGILQGTFETFAACARQHFGGDLSGRLVVTAGLGGMGGAQPLAATMNGAAFLGVDVDEARIRRRVEQGYCDRLSHDLDEALGWVEGARAKGEALSVGLVGNAAEVLPELVRRGTEVDVVTDQTSAHDLRVGYVPAGTGLDEAAAFREADPVAYEDAVLDSMEAHVDALLALQRAGAVAFDYGNNLRGQVADRRGRADAFEIPGFVPEYIRPLFCKGSGPFRWAALSGDPADIAVTDDAILDLFPEKEHLRRWITMAREKVHFQGLPARICWLEYGERAEAGERFNWLVEKGRVSAPLVIGRDHLDTGSVASPNRETEGMKDGSDAIGDWPLLNAMLNTACGASWVSLHHGGGVGIGYSMHSGMVCVADGTESGGRRLQRVLTADPGTGVMRHADAGYETAIETAAERGVDLPSVPSP; this comes from the coding sequence ATGACCGAGACCGTCCCGACCGTCCGCGCGCCGCGCGGGAGCGATCTGAGCTGCCGCGGCTGGCACCAGGAGGCCGCGATGCGGATGCTCATGAACAACCTCGACCCCGAGGTCGCCGAGCGGCCCGAGGACCTCGTCGTCTACGGCGGGTCCGGGAAGGCCGCCCGCGACTGGCCGTCGTTCCACACGATCGTGGACACGCTGAAGCGGCTGAAAGACGACGAGACGCTGCTCGTCCAGTCGGGCAAGCCCGTCGGCGTGTTCCGGACGCACGACGAGGCGCCGCGCGTGCTGATCGCCAACTCATGGCTCGTCCCGCGCTGGGCCAACTGGGACACCTTCCGCCAGCTCGAGGCTGAGGGCCTGACGATGTACGGCCAGATGACGGCCGGAAGCTGGATCTACATCGGCACGCAGGGGATCCTGCAGGGGACGTTCGAGACGTTCGCGGCCTGTGCCCGGCAGCACTTCGGCGGTGACCTGAGCGGCCGGCTGGTCGTGACGGCCGGCCTCGGCGGCATGGGCGGCGCCCAGCCGCTCGCGGCGACGATGAACGGGGCCGCCTTCCTCGGCGTCGACGTGGACGAGGCCCGGATCCGGCGCCGCGTGGAGCAGGGCTACTGCGACCGCCTCTCGCACGACCTCGACGAGGCGCTCGGCTGGGTCGAGGGCGCGAGGGCCAAGGGCGAGGCGCTGTCGGTCGGGCTCGTCGGAAACGCGGCCGAGGTCCTGCCCGAGCTGGTCCGCCGCGGCACCGAGGTCGACGTGGTCACGGACCAGACCTCGGCGCACGACCTCCGCGTGGGTTACGTCCCGGCGGGCACCGGCCTCGACGAGGCCGCGGCGTTTCGGGAGGCGGATCCGGTGGCGTACGAGGACGCCGTGCTCGACAGCATGGAGGCCCACGTCGACGCGCTCCTCGCGCTCCAGAGGGCGGGCGCCGTCGCCTTCGACTACGGCAACAACCTCCGCGGGCAGGTCGCCGACCGCCGTGGCCGGGCCGACGCGTTCGAGATCCCGGGCTTCGTGCCCGAGTACATCCGCCCGCTCTTCTGCAAGGGCTCCGGCCCGTTCCGCTGGGCCGCACTCTCCGGCGACCCCGCCGACATCGCGGTCACAGACGACGCGATCCTCGACCTCTTCCCCGAGAAGGAGCACCTCCGCCGCTGGATCACGATGGCGCGCGAGAAGGTCCACTTCCAAGGCCTCCCGGCGCGGATCTGCTGGCTCGAGTACGGCGAGCGCGCCGAGGCCGGTGAGCGGTTCAACTGGCTCGTCGAGAAGGGCCGGGTGAGCGCGCCGCTCGTGATCGGCCGCGATCACCTGGACACGGGCTCGGTCGCCTCCCCGAACCGCGAGACCGAGGGGATGAAGGACGGGTCGGACGCGATCGGCGACTGGCCGCTCCTCAACGCCATGCTGAACACGGCGTGCGGAGCCTCGTGGGTGAGCCTCCACCACGGCGGCGGCGTCGGGATCGGGTACTCGATGCACTCGGGGATGGTCTGCGTCGCCGACGGGACCGAGTCCGGCGGCCGGCGCCTCCAGCGCGTCCTCACGGCCGACCCCGGCACGGGCGTCATGCGCCACGCCGACGCGGGCTACGAGACGGCGATCGAGACGGCCGCCGAGCGCGGCGTCGACCTGCCGAGCGTGCCGTCCCCGTAG
- a CDS encoding phosphoenolpyruvate carboxylase: protein MPDPAALDAATAAGLTDVHARRVALVERLVLQVARERYGDGPTDLAAGWLARVRGDGPAAFDALADDIEGASVDTLAAVLRTLTAYFHLVNKAEQIEIVRVNREREMGASAERPRGESIQEAVAVLRQDGRSAEEARQLVATLDIQPTLTAHPTEARRRSVLLHQQEAAEALDRLTGQAPLTPAEAAEAEEEALDRLRLLLATDEVRPAAVTVQDEVRHGLYFVATSIWDVVPKIHADLRRAFRETYGESPGEPLAFLKYRSWIGGDRDGNPNVTAEVTEWTLRAHREDALRLHRRGLDVLRRDLSVSDHQVEFPPELWDSVEADRETVRLPERRWRQNAREPVRLKVMQMASKLDRLIETLPDGDSGQTRGPGVAPAYDGAAFRADLDLIADALRQAGLAPLAESGPLADARVRAATFGFHLAALDLRQHSRLHEEAVADLLARADVEADYARLGEDERLELLTRELKNPRPFIRLGGEVGETTDRILSALRVAKRAIEDEPASIGSYIVSMTDAVSDVLEVLLLAKEVGLWRRHADGRVESPIDAVPLLETIADLEAGPALLSALFENEVYAEHLKARGGMQEVMLGYSDSNKDGGYWQANWSLHKAQGAIAETCRRHGVDLRFFHGRGGTVGRGGGRAGQAIRAMPPVAQTGRIRFTEQGEVISFRYALPGIARRHLEQIVHAQLGALADAEQARLDAEAATAAAPSDDAHALMERLADRSMDAYRALIDADDFWPWYASATPIAHIAGLSIASRPISRKGVGELDFDGLRAIPWVFSWTQPRFTAPGWYGVGAALAEAITGDDLELLRALQDEWPFFQAITGNALREMARARLVVGRRYSRLAEASGASRAPFEAVETEFSRAETALLRVARRDELLDPTRAIAATIRYRNPATDVLNLVQLDLMRRWRAGAEGDDALRRALLLSVNAIAAAMQSTG from the coding sequence GTGCCCGACCCCGCCGCCCTCGACGCCGCCACCGCCGCCGGCCTCACCGACGTCCACGCCCGCCGCGTCGCCCTCGTCGAGCGGCTCGTGCTCCAGGTCGCCCGCGAGCGCTACGGCGACGGCCCGACCGACCTCGCCGCCGGCTGGCTCGCCCGCGTCCGCGGCGACGGCCCCGCCGCCTTCGACGCCCTCGCCGACGACATCGAGGGTGCGTCCGTCGACACGCTGGCGGCCGTGCTCCGAACGCTGACGGCTTACTTCCACCTCGTCAACAAGGCCGAGCAGATCGAGATCGTCCGCGTCAACCGCGAGCGCGAGATGGGCGCCTCGGCCGAGCGGCCGCGTGGGGAGTCGATCCAGGAGGCCGTCGCCGTGCTCAGGCAGGACGGCCGGTCCGCGGAGGAGGCCCGCCAGTTGGTCGCCACGCTTGACATCCAGCCGACGCTGACGGCGCACCCGACGGAGGCCCGCCGCCGGAGCGTGTTGCTCCACCAGCAGGAGGCCGCCGAGGCGCTCGACCGGCTCACGGGCCAGGCCCCGCTCACGCCGGCCGAGGCCGCCGAGGCCGAGGAGGAGGCGCTCGACCGGCTCCGCCTGCTCCTCGCTACCGACGAGGTTCGCCCGGCCGCCGTGACCGTCCAGGACGAGGTCCGCCACGGGCTCTACTTCGTGGCGACGAGCATCTGGGACGTCGTCCCGAAGATCCACGCCGACCTCCGGCGGGCCTTTCGCGAGACCTACGGCGAGTCGCCCGGCGAGCCGCTCGCGTTCCTGAAGTACCGGTCGTGGATCGGCGGCGACCGCGACGGCAACCCGAACGTGACGGCCGAGGTCACGGAGTGGACGCTCCGCGCGCACCGCGAGGACGCGCTCCGCCTCCACCGCCGCGGCCTCGACGTCCTCCGCCGCGACCTCTCCGTGAGCGACCACCAGGTCGAGTTCCCGCCCGAGCTGTGGGACTCGGTCGAGGCCGACCGGGAGACGGTCCGGCTGCCCGAGCGGCGGTGGCGCCAGAACGCGCGCGAGCCGGTCCGGCTCAAGGTCATGCAGATGGCCTCGAAGCTCGACCGCCTCATCGAGACGCTCCCCGACGGCGACTCCGGCCAGACGCGGGGCCCCGGCGTCGCGCCGGCCTACGACGGCGCCGCCTTCCGCGCCGACCTCGACCTCATCGCCGACGCGCTCCGGCAGGCCGGGCTGGCCCCGCTCGCCGAGTCCGGGCCGCTGGCCGACGCCCGCGTCCGCGCCGCCACGTTCGGGTTCCACCTCGCCGCCCTCGACCTCCGCCAGCACTCGCGCCTCCACGAGGAGGCCGTCGCCGACCTCCTCGCGCGCGCCGACGTCGAGGCCGACTATGCCCGCCTCGGGGAAGACGAGCGGCTGGAGCTTCTGACCCGCGAACTGAAGAACCCGCGGCCGTTCATCCGCCTCGGTGGCGAGGTCGGCGAGACCACCGACCGGATCCTCAGCGCGCTCCGCGTCGCCAAGCGCGCCATCGAAGACGAGCCCGCGTCCATCGGCTCGTACATCGTGTCGATGACGGACGCCGTCAGCGACGTGCTCGAAGTGCTCCTGCTGGCGAAGGAAGTCGGGCTGTGGCGGCGGCACGCCGACGGGCGAGTGGAGAGCCCCATCGACGCGGTCCCGCTGCTCGAAACGATCGCCGACCTCGAGGCGGGTCCGGCGCTTCTGTCGGCCCTGTTCGAGAACGAGGTCTACGCCGAGCACCTGAAGGCGCGGGGCGGGATGCAGGAGGTCATGCTCGGCTACTCCGACTCGAACAAGGACGGCGGTTACTGGCAGGCCAACTGGTCGCTCCACAAGGCGCAGGGCGCCATCGCCGAGACGTGCCGCCGGCACGGCGTCGACCTCCGCTTTTTCCACGGCCGCGGCGGGACCGTGGGGCGGGGCGGAGGCCGCGCGGGCCAGGCCATCCGCGCCATGCCGCCGGTCGCGCAGACGGGGCGGATCCGGTTCACGGAGCAGGGCGAGGTCATCTCGTTCCGCTACGCGCTGCCCGGCATCGCGCGGCGGCACCTCGAGCAGATCGTCCACGCCCAACTCGGCGCCCTCGCCGACGCCGAGCAGGCCCGCCTCGACGCCGAGGCGGCCACGGCCGCCGCGCCCTCCGACGACGCCCACGCGCTCATGGAGCGCCTCGCCGACCGCTCGATGGACGCCTACCGCGCCCTCATCGACGCCGACGACTTCTGGCCGTGGTACGCGAGCGCCACGCCCATCGCCCACATCGCCGGGCTCTCCATCGCCTCCCGGCCGATCTCGCGGAAGGGCGTCGGGGAGCTCGACTTCGACGGGCTCCGGGCCATCCCGTGGGTCTTCTCATGGACGCAGCCGCGGTTCACGGCGCCCGGCTGGTACGGCGTCGGCGCGGCGCTGGCGGAGGCCATCACCGGCGACGACCTCGAGCTCCTGCGCGCCCTCCAGGACGAGTGGCCCTTTTTCCAGGCCATCACCGGCAACGCGCTCCGCGAGATGGCCCGCGCGCGGCTCGTCGTCGGGCGCCGCTACAGCCGGCTCGCCGAGGCGTCGGGCGCGAGTCGCGCGCCGTTCGAGGCCGTGGAGACCGAGTTCTCGCGGGCCGAGACCGCGCTCCTCCGCGTCGCCCGCCGCGACGAGCTGCTGGACCCGACGCGCGCCATCGCCGCCACGATCCGCTACCGGAACCCGGCGACCGACGTGCTCAACCTCGTCCAGCTCGACCTCATGCGCCGCTGGCGCGCCGGCGCCGAGGGCGACGACGCGCTCCGCCGGGCGCTCCTCCTGTCGGTCAACGCCATCGCTGCCGCGATGCAGTCGACGGGGTAG
- a CDS encoding glycosyltransferase, with protein sequence MTRLLFIDPTTSHPYQPRTLYDRAAGATPTSVVRVAEGLAQRGHRVTVAQCHRSWPSRSPGGVAYVPFAFYGSWSHLPSADAVVVVEQHKVLPRVRRQFPEARLALWLRDVPGRRRRSLGSTAAEADATVVCVSDAHRAAVRDLLDGADGWARTARIHDPVDDTAEPDGTVPDRTKLVAVANLGGGLGEVLAAFAHVRTARPGVRLYVVGEGRMEGGLSPGVVPLGPLPHREVMRHVREAFAVFQPQAGAEVISGRLFAEANAVGTPVLAHAHAAVREALAESPGAQGQLVDARDPTAAARRLARWWEEGRPPVMCPLFLRTSRVVADWERLLEVEVPSRAVRVVPAPVARVPAAVAA encoded by the coding sequence GTGACGCGCCTCCTCTTTATCGACCCGACGACCTCGCACCCCTACCAGCCGCGCACGCTCTACGACCGGGCCGCCGGCGCGACGCCGACCAGCGTCGTCCGCGTGGCGGAAGGGTTGGCGCAGCGGGGCCACCGCGTGACGGTGGCCCAGTGCCACCGGTCGTGGCCGTCGCGGTCGCCGGGCGGCGTGGCCTACGTCCCGTTCGCGTTCTACGGCTCCTGGAGCCACCTCCCGTCGGCCGACGCGGTCGTCGTGGTGGAGCAGCACAAGGTGCTCCCGCGCGTCCGCCGCCAGTTCCCCGAGGCCCGGTTGGCGCTGTGGCTCCGCGACGTGCCCGGCCGCCGTCGCCGCTCGCTCGGCTCGACCGCCGCCGAGGCCGACGCGACCGTCGTCTGCGTCTCCGATGCCCACCGCGCCGCCGTCCGCGACCTCCTCGACGGGGCCGACGGCTGGGCACGGACGGCCCGCATCCACGACCCCGTAGACGACACGGCCGAGCCGGACGGGACGGTGCCCGACAGAACGAAGCTGGTCGCCGTCGCGAATCTTGGAGGTGGGCTCGGCGAGGTCCTGGCGGCGTTCGCGCATGTCCGCACCGCGCGACCGGGCGTGCGGCTGTACGTCGTGGGCGAGGGGCGGATGGAGGGAGGGCTGTCTCCGGGCGTGGTCCCGCTCGGTCCGCTCCCACACCGCGAGGTGATGCGGCACGTCCGCGAGGCGTTCGCCGTGTTCCAGCCGCAGGCCGGCGCCGAGGTCATTTCCGGCCGGCTGTTTGCCGAGGCCAACGCGGTCGGGACGCCTGTCCTCGCGCACGCGCACGCCGCCGTCCGCGAGGCGCTCGCCGAGTCGCCGGGCGCGCAGGGGCAGCTCGTCGATGCGCGCGACCCGACGGCCGCCGCACGGCGTCTGGCGCGGTGGTGGGAGGAGGGCCGCCCGCCGGTCATGTGCCCGCTGTTCCTCCGCACGAGTCGCGTGGTCGCGGACTGGGAACGGCTGCTCGAGGTCGAGGTGCCATCGCGGGCCGTTCGAGTCGTGCCGGCTCCCGTTGCTCGTGTGCCCGCCGCCGTGGCGGCCTAG
- a CDS encoding DUF819 family protein, with protein sequence MPEAPVPVHDDAFSILDPPAIFRLLLGAGLRTVAKAGPATLIGSLGTALGTFVGVWVAGVVLSALLG encoded by the coding sequence ATGCCCGAGGCGCCCGTGCCCGTCCACGACGACGCGTTCTCGATCCTCGACCCGCCCGCCATCTTCCGGCTGCTCCTTGGCGCCGGCCTCCGCACCGTGGCGAAGGCGGGGCCGGCCACCCTCATCGGCTCGCTCGGGACGGCGCTCGGAACGTTCGTCGGGGTCTGGGTGGCCGGCGTGGTGCTCTCGGCCCTTCTCGGCTAG
- a CDS encoding formimidoylglutamase: protein MSDDPRLGDWLRDSALADDTRVAILGFPSDEGVRRNGGRLGAAQGPAAIREALVKMTPDARDPAPFVCLLEHAADLGDVAATGDVEADQARLGEAVGELLAAGVVPVILGGGHETAFGHFLGYVAAGQRVRALNWDAHADVRPLRDGKAHSGSPFRQMLDHPSGLCAGYTVAGLHPWRVDAAHAAVPDRVVWADDLDAARAEAEVAALDGPALASFDLDAVDAAPGVSAPGVGGLPVGVWLAAAEACGRSPHVRSVDVVELNPLHDPDGRTAVLAALTVWHVLRGLAERFSADAG, encoded by the coding sequence ATGTCTGACGACCCCCGCCTCGGCGACTGGCTCCGCGACTCCGCCCTCGCCGACGACACGCGCGTCGCGATTCTCGGCTTCCCGTCCGACGAGGGCGTCCGGCGCAACGGCGGGCGCCTCGGCGCCGCGCAGGGCCCGGCGGCGATCCGCGAGGCGCTGGTCAAGATGACGCCCGACGCCCGGGACCCCGCGCCGTTCGTCTGCCTCCTGGAGCACGCCGCCGACCTCGGCGACGTGGCCGCGACGGGCGACGTCGAGGCCGATCAGGCCCGCCTCGGGGAGGCCGTGGGCGAGTTGCTGGCGGCGGGCGTGGTCCCGGTGATCCTGGGAGGCGGGCACGAGACGGCGTTCGGCCACTTCCTCGGCTACGTCGCGGCCGGCCAGCGCGTCCGCGCGCTCAACTGGGACGCCCACGCCGACGTGCGGCCGCTCAGAGACGGGAAGGCCCACTCGGGCTCGCCGTTCCGGCAGATGCTCGACCACCCGTCCGGCCTGTGCGCCGGCTACACCGTCGCCGGGCTCCACCCGTGGCGCGTCGACGCGGCGCACGCCGCCGTGCCCGACCGCGTCGTCTGGGCCGACGACCTCGACGCCGCGCGCGCTGAGGCGGAGGTGGCCGCGCTCGACGGGCCGGCGCTCGCCTCGTTTGACCTCGACGCCGTCGACGCCGCGCCGGGCGTGAGCGCGCCGGGCGTCGGTGGGCTGCCCGTGGGCGTGTGGCTGGCGGCGGCCGAGGCGTGCGGCCGGAGCCCGCACGTCCGGTCGGTGGACGTCGTCGAACTCAACCCGCTCCACGACCCCGACGGGCGGACGGCCGTCCTGGCCGCGCTCACCGTGTGGCACGTCCTCCGCGGGCTGGCGGAGCGGTTTAGCGCCGACGCAGGCTGA
- the hutH gene encoding histidine ammonia-lyase encodes MTDTIQTLRLDTLDADLDASLASLADDLRRPDGRVARSRALVEAALADGRAHYGLNTGFGALKSERIGPADTAQLQVNLLRSHACGVGAPVPKAITRRMVALKAHALGLGVSGVSPDVVRGLLDLLEHDLIPVVPEQGSLGASGDLAPLSHLALVLLGEGKVWGTEGPVEAARALAEAGVAPVAPGAKDGLALINGTQFMLAHAVEVVTRARRLATTADVVASLTLEARFGSARPFDARVAEVRRHPGHAQSAEAVRRLLEGSEIGPSHADCDRVQDPYSIRCVPQVHGASRDALAYVADVVERELNAVTDNPLVFDRDGQPDVVSAGNFHGQPLAIAMDTASVAVAEWASISERRTYLLVDGGDGLPPFLVERSGLQSGFMIPQYVAASLVSENKTLAHPASVDSIPSSRGQEDHVSMGAWGARKALRIVENAERVLAVEALCAAQALDLRRPLRAGRGVEAAHAAIRARVPFRTDDTAFEPDLEAAADLVRLGRLVEAAEAEVGPLP; translated from the coding sequence ATGACCGACACGATCCAGACCCTCCGCCTCGACACGCTCGACGCCGATCTCGACGCGTCGCTCGCGTCGCTCGCCGACGACCTCCGCCGGCCGGACGGCCGCGTCGCGCGGAGCCGCGCGCTCGTCGAGGCCGCGCTCGCCGACGGCCGCGCGCACTACGGCCTCAACACCGGCTTCGGCGCGCTGAAGTCGGAGCGGATCGGGCCGGCGGACACGGCGCAGCTCCAGGTCAACCTGCTGCGGTCGCACGCGTGTGGGGTCGGGGCGCCGGTGCCGAAGGCGATCACGCGGCGGATGGTGGCGCTGAAGGCGCACGCGCTCGGGCTCGGTGTGTCCGGCGTGTCGCCGGACGTCGTCCGCGGGCTGCTGGATCTGCTGGAGCACGACCTCATCCCGGTCGTGCCGGAGCAGGGGAGCCTCGGCGCCTCGGGCGACCTCGCGCCGCTCTCGCACCTCGCGCTCGTGCTGCTCGGCGAAGGCAAGGTGTGGGGCACCGAGGGCCCGGTCGAGGCGGCCCGCGCGCTCGCCGAGGCGGGCGTGGCGCCGGTGGCGCCCGGCGCCAAGGACGGGCTCGCGCTCATCAACGGCACGCAGTTCATGCTGGCCCACGCCGTCGAGGTCGTGACCCGCGCCCGACGCCTCGCGACGACGGCCGACGTCGTCGCTTCGCTGACGCTGGAGGCCCGGTTCGGCTCGGCGCGGCCGTTCGACGCGCGCGTCGCGGAGGTCCGCCGCCACCCGGGCCACGCCCAGTCGGCGGAGGCGGTGCGGCGGCTCCTCGAGGGCTCCGAGATCGGACCCAGCCACGCCGACTGCGACCGGGTGCAGGACCCGTACTCGATCCGCTGCGTGCCGCAGGTCCACGGCGCCAGCCGCGACGCGCTGGCGTACGTCGCCGACGTCGTCGAGCGCGAGCTGAACGCCGTGACGGACAACCCGCTCGTGTTCGACCGGGACGGCCAGCCCGACGTCGTCTCGGCGGGCAACTTCCACGGGCAGCCGCTGGCGATCGCGATGGACACGGCCTCGGTCGCGGTCGCCGAGTGGGCGTCGATCTCCGAGCGCCGGACGTACCTGCTGGTGGATGGTGGTGACGGGCTCCCTCCGTTCCTGGTGGAGCGGTCCGGCCTCCAGTCCGGCTTCATGATCCCGCAGTATGTGGCAGCGTCGCTCGTCAGTGAGAACAAGACGCTCGCGCACCCGGCGTCGGTGGACTCGATCCCGTCGAGCCGCGGGCAGGAGGACCACGTGTCGATGGGCGCGTGGGGTGCGCGGAAGGCGCTGCGGATCGTCGAGAATGCGGAGCGCGTGCTGGCCGTCGAGGCGCTGTGCGCGGCGCAGGCGCTCGACCTGCGGCGTCCACTTCGAGCTGGGCGCGGCGTCGAGGCCGCCCACGCCGCGATCCGTGCGCGCGTCCCGTTCCGCACCGACGACACGGCGTTCGAGCCCGACCTTGAGGCCGCCGCCGACCTCGTCCGCCTCGGGAGGCTCGTCGAGGCGGCCGAGGCCGAAGTGGGGCCGCTGCCGTGA
- a CDS encoding Lrp/AsnC family transcriptional regulator, translating to MDPIDHRILDELQRDARLTFAELGRRVGLSPPAVSERVARLEADGVITGYHAALDLARLGRPVQAVLHLQVDRARYGRALEKVQELDEVLVCYRTTGSSSLLMIVAVPSMEAMEVLIDKLLPLGEPVTQMILSTPIARRPVTPTCRS from the coding sequence ATGGACCCCATCGACCATCGGATCCTCGACGAGCTTCAGCGCGACGCGCGGCTCACCTTCGCCGAGCTGGGTCGCCGCGTCGGCCTCTCGCCGCCAGCCGTCTCCGAGCGCGTCGCCCGCCTCGAAGCCGACGGCGTGATCACGGGCTACCACGCCGCGCTCGACCTCGCCCGCCTCGGGCGCCCCGTGCAAGCGGTGCTCCACCTCCAGGTCGACCGCGCGCGCTACGGGCGGGCGCTCGAGAAAGTCCAGGAGCTCGACGAGGTCCTCGTTTGCTACCGCACGACCGGGAGCTCGTCACTGCTTATGATCGTGGCCGTCCCCTCGATGGAGGCGATGGAGGTCCTCATCGACAAGCTGCTCCCACTGGGGGAGCCGGTCACGCAGATGATCCTCTCGACGCCCATCGCGCGGCGGCCCGTGACGCCGACGTGCCGTTCGTGA
- a CDS encoding LmeA family phospholipid-binding protein: MRTLPLFITLATLSLTGCDVSGRVEAEIEAALPAALGPAARYDAEVEGLALRDASAETVRVVGERVAREDAPVIDRLDVELRGVTFDRSERRLTRVDGARATARLLPADLAAYLGTQRGIADADVVLAAPDRASIRVRGEFEGLRIPVGAEVRGRLAASDGRVRLDVESVRAAGIGLGGTIARRVDQQINPVVDLTDEDLELRVTDVRVEGGALVVEATGDLTGLSLRRR; this comes from the coding sequence ATGCGTACCCTCCCCCTTTTCATCACGTTAGCCACCCTCTCGCTCACCGGCTGCGACGTCTCCGGGCGCGTCGAGGCCGAGATCGAAGCGGCGCTTCCGGCGGCCCTCGGCCCGGCCGCCCGCTACGACGCCGAGGTCGAGGGCCTCGCCCTCCGCGACGCCTCGGCCGAGACGGTCCGCGTCGTCGGCGAGCGCGTGGCGCGGGAGGACGCGCCGGTCATCGACCGGCTCGACGTCGAGCTCCGGGGCGTCACGTTCGACCGGTCGGAACGGCGGCTCACCCGGGTCGACGGCGCCCGGGCCACGGCCCGCCTCCTCCCGGCCGACCTCGCGGCCTACCTCGGCACCCAGCGTGGCATCGCCGACGCCGACGTGGTCCTCGCGGCGCCGGACCGGGCGTCCATCCGCGTGCGCGGCGAGTTCGAGGGCCTGCGGATCCCCGTCGGCGCCGAGGTCCGCGGGCGGCTGGCAGCGTCCGACGGGCGCGTCCGCCTCGACGTGGAGTCGGTGCGGGCCGCGGGCATCGGGCTGGGCGGCACGATCGCCCGGCGCGTGGACCAGCAGATCAACCCGGTCGTGGACCTGACCGACGAGGACCTGGAGCTCCGCGTGACAGACGTCCGCGTCGAGGGCGGCGCGCTCGTGGTCGAGGCCACGGGCGACCTCACCGGCCTCAGCCTGCGTCGGCGCTAA